In Paraburkholderia phenazinium, the following are encoded in one genomic region:
- the ndk gene encoding nucleoside-diphosphate kinase, which produces MAIERTLSIIKPDAVAKNVIGQIYSRFENAGLKIIAARMVHLSRADAEKFYAVHAARPFFKDLVDFMISGPVIVQALEGENAILKHRDLMGATDPKKAEKGTIRADFADSIDANAVHGSDAPETAKVEIAFFFPEVNVYSR; this is translated from the coding sequence ATGGCGATCGAACGCACCCTGTCGATTATCAAGCCGGACGCAGTGGCCAAGAACGTGATCGGTCAGATCTACAGCCGTTTCGAAAACGCTGGCCTGAAGATCATCGCAGCTCGCATGGTCCATCTGTCGCGCGCTGACGCAGAGAAGTTCTACGCTGTGCACGCCGCACGTCCGTTCTTCAAGGACCTCGTCGACTTCATGATTTCCGGTCCGGTGATCGTGCAAGCGCTCGAAGGCGAAAACGCTATCCTGAAGCATCGCGACCTGATGGGCGCAACGGATCCGAAGAAGGCCGAAAAGGGCACGATCCGCGCTGACTTCGCAGACAGCATCGACGCGAACGCCGTGCACGGTTCGGACGCGCCGGAAACCGCCAAGGTCGAGATCGCGTTCTTCTTCCCGGAAGTCAACGTTTACTCGCGCTAA
- the hflX gene encoding GTPase HflX, which translates to MAISPGRFTLIPSNLTNAALVGIDFGKIDFEASLEELSLLAQSAGANPIVTLTGRRSSPDAKMFVGSGKAEELRLACEANDIELVIFNHALAPAQQRNLEQALNRRVIDRTSLILDIFAQRARSHEGKLQVELAQLQYLSTRLIRAWTHLERQKGGIGLRGPGETQLETDRRLIGERIKALKARLEKLRRQHGTQRRARERNRTMSVSLVGYTNAGKSTLFNALTKAQAYAADQLFATLDTTSRRVYLGDEVGQVVVSDTVGFIRELPHQLVAAFRATLEETIHADLLLHVVDASSAVRLDQIDQVNEVLHGIGADTIRQVLVFNKIDAVPELAARGDAVERDEYGNISRVFLSARTGQGLDTLRAAIAEIAAADPLDDAPEEDLRLAESRDDRKVPELGH; encoded by the coding sequence TTGGCGATCTCTCCCGGCCGCTTCACTTTGATACCCTCCAATTTGACCAACGCAGCGCTTGTCGGCATCGACTTCGGTAAGATCGATTTCGAAGCCAGTCTCGAAGAACTCAGCCTGCTCGCGCAAAGCGCGGGCGCTAATCCCATCGTTACCCTCACCGGACGCCGCTCCAGTCCCGATGCCAAGATGTTCGTCGGCAGCGGCAAGGCCGAAGAACTGCGTCTTGCGTGCGAGGCCAACGACATTGAACTCGTCATCTTCAATCACGCTCTCGCGCCTGCCCAGCAGCGCAATCTGGAGCAAGCGCTTAACAGGCGCGTGATCGACCGTACGAGTCTGATTCTCGATATCTTTGCGCAACGCGCCCGCAGCCATGAAGGCAAGCTGCAGGTCGAGCTCGCGCAACTGCAGTACCTGTCCACGCGGCTGATCCGCGCATGGACCCACCTGGAACGGCAAAAAGGCGGTATCGGCCTGCGCGGTCCGGGTGAAACCCAGCTTGAAACCGACCGCCGGCTGATCGGCGAGCGCATCAAGGCGCTCAAGGCGCGGCTCGAAAAACTGCGGCGCCAGCATGGTACGCAGCGGCGTGCGCGCGAGCGCAACCGCACCATGTCGGTGTCGCTGGTCGGCTATACGAACGCGGGCAAGTCGACGCTCTTCAATGCGCTGACCAAAGCCCAGGCGTATGCCGCCGACCAGCTCTTCGCGACGCTCGACACGACCTCGCGGCGCGTCTACCTCGGCGACGAGGTGGGGCAGGTGGTGGTGTCCGACACGGTCGGCTTTATCCGCGAGTTGCCTCACCAACTGGTGGCCGCGTTCCGCGCCACGCTCGAAGAAACCATTCACGCCGACCTGCTGCTGCACGTCGTGGATGCGTCGAGCGCCGTGCGCCTCGACCAGATCGATCAGGTCAACGAGGTGTTGCACGGCATCGGGGCCGACACGATCCGTCAGGTGCTGGTGTTCAACAAGATCGACGCCGTGCCTGAGCTGGCGGCCCGTGGCGACGCGGTCGAGCGGGATGAGTATGGTAATATTTCGCGCGTCTTTTTGAGCGCGCGCACCGGGCAAGGGCTGGATACGCTGCGCGCTGCCATCGCCGAAATCGCGGCTGCCGATCCTCTTGACGACGCGCCGGAAGAAGATCTCCGGTTGGCCGAATCACGCGACGACCGCAAGGTCCCAGAACTCGGGCATTGA
- the rlmN gene encoding 23S rRNA (adenine(2503)-C(2))-methyltransferase RlmN, translating into MTSSPTVNLLDLDAQGLVAYCDSLGEKPFRAKQLQRWIHQYNAADFDGMTDLAKSLREKLKGRATMTMPGIVSDHISTDGTRKWLIDVGNSNAVETVFIPEETRGTLCVSSQAGCAVNCRFCSTGKQGFSRNLTTGEIIGQLRMAEFALRASLGVAGGRAVGGEGKGERVVTNVVMMGMGEPLLNYDAVVPAMRLMLDDNAYGLSRRRVTLSTSGVVPMMDRLGADLPVALAVSLHAPTDPLRDMLVPLNKKYPLRELMAACQRYLKVAPRDFITFEYCMLDGVNDSEAQARELLAVTRDVPCKFNLIPFNPFPESGLIRSKNEQIKRFAQVLMDAGVVTTVRKTRGDDIDAACGQLAGAVKDRTRLAERTGKAAKVIEVRAV; encoded by the coding sequence ATGACGAGCAGTCCAACCGTCAACCTTCTCGATCTCGACGCCCAGGGGCTCGTCGCCTATTGCGACAGCCTGGGCGAGAAGCCGTTTCGCGCCAAGCAATTGCAGCGCTGGATTCACCAGTACAACGCTGCAGACTTCGACGGCATGACCGATCTGGCGAAGTCGTTGCGCGAAAAGTTGAAGGGTCGTGCAACCATGACGATGCCCGGCATCGTCAGCGATCACATCTCTACCGACGGCACACGCAAGTGGCTGATCGACGTCGGCAACAGCAACGCGGTTGAAACCGTCTTTATCCCGGAAGAAACGCGGGGCACGCTGTGCGTGTCGTCGCAGGCGGGGTGCGCGGTCAACTGCCGGTTCTGTTCCACCGGCAAACAAGGTTTCTCACGCAATCTCACCACCGGCGAAATCATCGGCCAGCTGCGCATGGCCGAATTTGCGCTGCGCGCCTCGCTTGGCGTGGCGGGCGGCCGGGCAGTGGGAGGCGAAGGCAAGGGCGAGCGGGTCGTCACGAACGTCGTGATGATGGGCATGGGCGAGCCGCTCCTGAATTACGACGCAGTCGTGCCGGCCATGCGCCTGATGCTCGACGACAACGCGTACGGCCTGTCGCGCCGGCGCGTCACGCTCTCCACCTCGGGCGTAGTGCCGATGATGGACCGGCTCGGCGCGGATCTGCCGGTGGCGCTCGCGGTGTCGCTGCATGCGCCGACGGATCCGTTGCGCGACATGCTGGTGCCGCTCAACAAGAAGTATCCGCTGCGCGAATTGATGGCGGCGTGCCAGCGCTATCTGAAAGTCGCGCCGCGCGATTTCATTACGTTTGAATACTGCATGCTCGACGGCGTCAACGACAGCGAGGCGCAGGCGCGCGAACTGCTCGCCGTGACGCGCGACGTGCCGTGCAAATTCAACCTGATTCCGTTCAATCCGTTCCCGGAATCGGGGCTGATCCGCTCGAAGAACGAGCAGATCAAGCGGTTTGCGCAGGTGTTGATGGACGCGGGCGTCGTCACTACCGTGCGCAAGACGCGCGGCGACGACATCGACGCGGCTTGCGGTCAGCTCGCCGGGGCGGTCAAGGACCGCACCCGTCTGGCTGAGCGCACGGGTAAGGCGGCCAAGGTCATCGAGGTCCGCGCAGTGTGA
- a CDS encoding helix-turn-helix domain-containing protein, whose translation MSEPQHPHPQDTGTHAGHPAPAAARAVVQPAVQAGLDSLMAVGARLTQLRESKNWSIDDVSARLKVSSAKLRALEAGDISQLPDTTFALGVVRSYAKMLGADPAPFTQAMRREKGVPEPDLSMPASSGKDLPRGRVSLSLGGSGGQKHRSWLWGIAAVIVAVIALGMWHTNGGDSSAWLARLRASANGAAGNASGASGAVAQGQTGGSEAVADEAAPAASAPDEGQAATDNAASAAQLPAPLPTADVASSAAPVVAAPKAASQATAQANAQTTAQTAAMKAASAPIVATTANGASAATEAAAGESIVAVRVTQDSWFSVRQSDGKEVFSGLVHAGDSKEVSGVGPFKVTVGNKAGLESMTLDGQPVDPAKYSSAKGNVARLTLP comes from the coding sequence ATGAGTGAGCCGCAGCACCCGCACCCGCAGGACACAGGGACCCACGCAGGCCATCCGGCGCCGGCAGCCGCACGGGCTGTGGTGCAGCCTGCTGTGCAGGCGGGGTTGGACTCGCTGATGGCGGTGGGGGCGCGACTGACGCAACTCCGCGAATCGAAAAACTGGTCGATCGACGACGTGTCGGCCCGGCTGAAGGTGTCGTCGGCCAAGCTGCGTGCGCTCGAGGCGGGCGACATCAGCCAGTTGCCGGACACGACCTTTGCGCTCGGCGTGGTGCGCAGCTATGCCAAGATGCTCGGCGCCGATCCGGCGCCGTTTACCCAGGCCATGCGTCGCGAAAAAGGCGTGCCGGAACCGGATCTGTCGATGCCGGCTTCGTCGGGCAAGGACCTGCCGCGCGGACGTGTGTCGTTGTCGCTGGGCGGCAGCGGTGGTCAGAAGCATCGGTCGTGGCTGTGGGGGATCGCTGCGGTGATCGTCGCGGTGATCGCGTTGGGCATGTGGCATACCAACGGCGGCGATTCGTCGGCGTGGCTGGCGCGTTTGCGGGCAAGCGCCAATGGCGCTGCGGGCAACGCGAGCGGCGCGTCGGGCGCGGTGGCGCAGGGACAGACGGGCGGCTCCGAAGCCGTGGCGGATGAAGCGGCACCTGCCGCATCGGCGCCGGATGAAGGGCAGGCGGCGACGGATAACGCCGCATCGGCTGCACAACTGCCGGCTCCGTTGCCGACGGCCGATGTGGCGAGTTCGGCAGCGCCGGTCGTGGCTGCGCCGAAGGCAGCGTCTCAGGCAACTGCGCAAGCAAATGCGCAAACAACGGCGCAGACAGCCGCGATGAAGGCTGCCAGTGCGCCGATCGTGGCGACGACGGCCAACGGTGCGTCGGCCGCAACCGAGGCTGCGGCGGGCGAGTCGATCGTGGCGGTGCGCGTCACGCAGGATAGCTGGTTCAGCGTGCGCCAGAGCGACGGCAAGGAAGTGTTCTCCGGCCTCGTGCATGCAGGCGACAGCAAGGAAGTGTCCGGCGTCGGTCCTTTCAAGGTCACGGTGGGCAACAAGGCTGGACTCGAATCGATGACGCTCGACGGCCAACCGGTCGACCCGGCGAAGTATTCGTCCGCCAAGGGCAATGTGGCGCGTTTGACGCTGCCTTGA
- the ispG gene encoding flavodoxin-dependent (E)-4-hydroxy-3-methylbut-2-enyl-diphosphate synthase, with translation MGFSMHSEAQSQSSIQSASQICSNEPVFGGQAPRRVSHAVDVRWGGNLVTIGGDAPVRVQSMTNTDTADAIGTAIQVKELAQAGSELVRITVNTPEAAAAVPAVRDQLDRMGVSVPLVGDFHYNGHLLLRDYPACAEALSKYRINPGNVGHGAKRDTQFAQMIEAAIQYDKPVRIGVNWGSLDQDLLAKMMDENAARSTPWEAQSVMYEALIQSAIGSAERAVELGLGRDKIILSCKVSGVQDLIAVYRELARRCEFALHLGLTEAGMGSKGIVASTAALSVLLQQGIGDTIRISLTPEPGGPRTGEVIVGQEILQTMGLRSFTPMVIACPGCGRTTSTLFQELASQIQTYLRTQMPVWRDQYPGVEKMHVAVMGCIVNGPGESKQANIGISLPGSGENPAAPVFIDGEKVKTLRGEHIAEEFQQIVSDYVERTYGRASALN, from the coding sequence ATGGGTTTTTCGATGCACTCCGAAGCTCAATCCCAATCCAGCATTCAGTCTGCCAGTCAGATTTGTTCGAACGAGCCGGTTTTCGGCGGCCAGGCCCCGCGTCGTGTTTCGCACGCCGTGGACGTCCGTTGGGGAGGCAACCTGGTGACGATCGGCGGCGACGCGCCGGTGCGCGTGCAGTCGATGACCAACACCGATACCGCGGATGCGATCGGTACGGCCATCCAGGTCAAGGAACTCGCCCAGGCGGGTTCGGAACTGGTGCGTATCACCGTCAACACGCCGGAGGCCGCGGCGGCCGTGCCGGCGGTGCGCGACCAGCTCGACCGCATGGGCGTGTCGGTGCCGCTCGTGGGCGATTTTCACTACAACGGCCACCTGCTGCTGCGCGACTACCCCGCGTGCGCGGAAGCGCTGTCGAAGTACCGGATCAACCCGGGCAACGTCGGCCATGGCGCCAAGCGCGATACGCAGTTCGCCCAGATGATCGAAGCCGCGATCCAGTACGACAAGCCGGTGCGTATCGGCGTCAACTGGGGCAGTCTCGACCAGGATCTGCTCGCGAAGATGATGGACGAAAACGCCGCACGTTCCACGCCGTGGGAAGCGCAGAGCGTGATGTACGAAGCGCTGATCCAGTCGGCGATCGGCTCGGCCGAACGGGCGGTGGAACTGGGCCTCGGCCGCGACAAGATCATCCTGTCGTGCAAGGTGAGCGGCGTGCAGGACCTGATCGCCGTGTACCGCGAACTCGCGCGCCGCTGCGAATTCGCGCTGCACCTCGGGCTGACCGAGGCGGGCATGGGTTCGAAGGGCATCGTGGCGTCGACGGCGGCGCTCTCGGTGTTGCTGCAACAGGGCATCGGCGACACGATTCGCATCTCGCTCACGCCGGAGCCGGGTGGCCCGCGTACCGGCGAAGTGATCGTCGGTCAGGAAATCCTGCAGACCATGGGTCTGCGTTCGTTCACCCCGATGGTGATCGCCTGTCCGGGTTGCGGCCGCACCACCAGCACGCTGTTCCAGGAACTCGCATCGCAGATCCAGACCTATCTGCGCACGCAGATGCCGGTGTGGCGCGACCAGTATCCCGGCGTCGAGAAAATGCACGTCGCCGTGATGGGCTGCATCGTCAACGGTCCGGGCGAATCGAAGCAGGCCAACATCGGCATCAGCCTGCCGGGTTCCGGCGAGAATCCGGCCGCGCCGGTGTTCATCGACGGCGAGAAGGTCAAGACGCTGCGCGGTGAGCATATCGCCGAAGAATTCCAGCAAATCGTGAGCGACTACGTCGAGCGCACTTATGGCCGCGCGAGCGCGCTCAACTGA
- the der gene encoding ribosome biogenesis GTPase Der has protein sequence MKPVIALVGRPNVGKSTLFNRLTRSRDALVADLPGLTRDRHYGEGRAGERPYLVVDTGGFEPVAKDGILHEMARQTRQAVEESDIVVFIVDGRNGLAPQDKSIADYLRKTGRPIFLVVNKAEGMKYSAVAADFYELGLGDPRAISAAHGDGVTDMINEALEVAYAGQPEESDEEKAAHGIKIAIVGRPNVGKSTLINALVGEERVIAFDMPGTTRDSIYVDFERQGKPYTLIDTAGLRRRGKVFEAIEKFSVVKTLQSISDANVVILLLDARQDISDQDAHIAGFVVEQGRALVVGVNKWDGLDSHVRERTKADIERKLKFLDFAKSHFISAAEKTGIGPLMRSVDEAYAAAMSKLPTPKLTRALIEAVEFQQPRRRGPVRPKLRYAHQGGQNPPIIVIHGNALDAITETYKRYLENRFRETFGLTGTPLRIEFRSSTNPYADKG, from the coding sequence ATGAAACCCGTAATTGCCCTTGTGGGGCGCCCCAATGTGGGGAAATCCACGCTATTCAACCGCCTCACGCGCTCGCGTGATGCGCTCGTTGCCGACCTGCCGGGCCTGACGCGCGATCGTCACTACGGCGAGGGCCGGGCCGGCGAACGTCCTTACCTCGTCGTGGACACCGGCGGTTTCGAGCCGGTCGCCAAAGACGGCATCCTCCACGAGATGGCGCGCCAGACCCGCCAGGCGGTCGAGGAGTCGGACATTGTCGTGTTCATCGTCGACGGCCGTAACGGTCTCGCACCGCAAGACAAGTCGATCGCCGATTATCTGCGCAAGACCGGCCGGCCGATTTTCCTCGTCGTCAACAAGGCCGAGGGGATGAAGTACAGCGCGGTCGCCGCGGACTTCTACGAACTCGGTCTCGGCGACCCGCGCGCCATTTCGGCGGCGCACGGCGACGGCGTGACGGACATGATCAACGAGGCGCTGGAAGTCGCGTATGCCGGTCAGCCGGAAGAGAGCGACGAAGAGAAGGCCGCGCACGGCATCAAGATCGCCATCGTGGGGCGTCCGAACGTCGGCAAGTCGACGCTGATCAACGCGCTGGTCGGCGAGGAGCGCGTGATCGCGTTCGATATGCCGGGCACCACGCGCGACTCGATCTATGTCGACTTCGAGCGCCAGGGCAAGCCCTACACGCTGATCGACACGGCCGGCCTGCGCCGTCGCGGCAAAGTGTTCGAGGCGATCGAGAAGTTCTCGGTCGTGAAAACGCTGCAGTCCATCTCGGATGCGAACGTCGTGATCCTGCTGCTCGATGCCCGTCAGGACATTTCCGATCAGGACGCCCACATCGCCGGTTTCGTGGTCGAACAGGGCCGCGCGCTAGTGGTTGGCGTAAACAAATGGGACGGGCTCGACTCGCATGTGCGCGAGCGCACCAAGGCGGATATCGAGCGCAAACTAAAATTTCTCGACTTCGCCAAATCTCACTTTATTTCGGCGGCCGAAAAGACGGGGATTGGCCCACTGATGCGCTCGGTGGACGAGGCGTATGCGGCTGCGATGTCCAAGCTGCCGACGCCGAAGCTCACGCGCGCACTGATCGAGGCGGTCGAATTCCAGCAGCCGCGCCGCCGCGGTCCGGTGCGTCCGAAACTGCGTTACGCCCACCAGGGGGGGCAGAACCCACCGATCATTGTGATCCACGGCAACGCGCTCGACGCGATCACGGAAACGTACAAACGCTACCTCGAAAACCGCTTTAGGGAAACTTTCGGCCTGACCGGGACTCCATTGCGCATAGAGTTCAGATCGTCGACGAACCCTTACGCGGACAAAGGCTGA
- the hisS gene encoding histidine--tRNA ligase has protein sequence MTEQKKKLEKLSGVKGMNDILPQEAGLWEFFEATVKSMLRSYGYQNIRTPIVEHTQLFTRGIGEVTDIVEKEMYSFTDALNGENLTMRPENTAAVVRASIEHNMLYDGPKRLWYIGPMFRHERPQRGRYRQFHQVGVEALGFAGPDADAEIIMMCQRLWDDLGLTGIRLEINSLGLVEERAAHRVELIAYLEKHMDVLDEDAKRRLYTNPLRVLDTKNPALQEIAQNAPKLIDFLGEASRAHFEGLQRLLKANNLPFKINPRLVRGLDYYNQTVFEWVTDKLGAQGTVAAGGRYDPLIEQLGGKPTAACGWAMGVERILELLKEENLVPEEEGCDVYLVHQGDAAREQAFIIGERLRDTGLDVILHCSADGQTASFKSQMKRADASGAAFAVILGEDEIANGTVGVKPLRDTSQNGGKNEQQNVPAEDLTEFLINAMVASAEDGDD, from the coding sequence ATGACTGAACAGAAGAAAAAGCTCGAGAAATTGTCCGGTGTGAAGGGCATGAACGACATCCTCCCGCAGGAAGCAGGGCTGTGGGAGTTTTTCGAAGCGACCGTCAAGTCGATGCTCCGTTCTTACGGATACCAGAACATTCGCACGCCGATCGTCGAGCATACGCAACTGTTCACGCGCGGTATCGGCGAAGTAACGGACATCGTCGAGAAGGAGATGTACAGCTTTACCGACGCGCTGAACGGCGAAAACCTGACCATGCGTCCGGAGAACACCGCTGCCGTGGTGCGCGCTTCGATTGAACACAACATGCTGTACGACGGTCCAAAGCGCCTGTGGTACATCGGTCCGATGTTCCGTCACGAGCGCCCGCAGCGCGGCCGTTATCGCCAGTTCCATCAGGTAGGTGTCGAGGCGCTGGGTTTTGCCGGGCCGGACGCCGACGCTGAAATCATCATGATGTGTCAGCGTTTGTGGGACGACCTCGGCTTGACCGGAATTCGCCTCGAGATCAATTCGCTGGGTCTCGTGGAAGAACGCGCGGCGCACCGGGTCGAACTGATCGCGTATCTGGAAAAGCACATGGACGTGCTCGACGAAGACGCGAAGCGCCGTCTCTACACGAACCCGCTGCGCGTGCTGGATACGAAGAACCCGGCACTGCAGGAGATCGCGCAGAACGCGCCGAAGCTGATCGATTTCCTGGGCGAGGCATCGCGTGCGCATTTCGAGGGATTGCAGCGTCTGTTGAAGGCGAACAACCTGCCGTTCAAGATCAATCCGCGTCTCGTGCGCGGTCTCGATTATTACAATCAGACTGTGTTCGAATGGGTGACGGACAAGCTTGGCGCGCAAGGCACGGTGGCGGCCGGCGGCCGTTACGACCCGCTGATCGAGCAACTGGGCGGCAAGCCGACGGCGGCGTGCGGCTGGGCGATGGGTGTCGAGCGCATCCTCGAACTGCTGAAGGAAGAGAACCTCGTGCCGGAAGAGGAAGGTTGCGACGTCTACCTGGTTCACCAGGGCGACGCGGCGCGCGAGCAGGCCTTCATCATTGGCGAGCGTCTGCGCGATACCGGTCTTGACGTGATCCTGCATTGCAGCGCCGACGGCCAGACGGCGAGCTTCAAGTCGCAGATGAAGCGGGCCGATGCAAGCGGCGCGGCCTTTGCGGTGATCCTCGGCGAAGACGAGATCGCCAACGGTACGGTCGGCGTGAAGCCGCTGCGCGACACCAGCCAGAACGGTGGTAAGAACGAGCAACAGAACGTGCCGGCCGAAGACTTGACCGAATTTCTAATCAATGCGATGGTTGCATCCGCCGAAGACGGCGACGACTGA
- the bamB gene encoding outer membrane protein assembly factor BamB: MNLLKRYAVPVACAMTVLVLTACSSTKDERRVPTPLTEFKPVLNVQQAWKSSVGKAGRYLFSPVAVGNVVYAAGANGSVAKIDAQTGKDIWRIKVGSDLSAGVGSDGTLTAVGGLKGEVYVLGEDGKVLWKNTAPGEIISPPLVGNGYVIVRTVDGQITAFNAQTGEQKWVYRNRAVPLNLRVSSGMTFAGAAAVLAGFPGGSFAAINVQTGDSFWETPVSYPKGVTEVERINDVTGPPTLVGAETCAVTFQGQLGCFDANSGRPLWEKAFSSTTGLAQDENTVVGGDDWSVVNAFDATNGNALWTNDKLKNREVSVPFLLGHAAVLGDYQGFVHFLSRDDGTFVARMPTDGSAITAAPVLAGETLVVQTHDGDLYGFRPR, encoded by the coding sequence ATGAATCTGCTGAAACGCTACGCTGTGCCCGTTGCCTGTGCGATGACCGTCCTGGTGCTGACGGCTTGCTCATCCACGAAGGACGAGCGCCGCGTGCCGACGCCGCTCACCGAGTTCAAACCCGTGCTGAACGTGCAGCAGGCCTGGAAGTCCAGCGTCGGTAAGGCAGGGCGTTACCTGTTCTCGCCGGTGGCGGTGGGCAATGTGGTGTACGCCGCGGGCGCGAACGGCTCGGTCGCGAAGATCGACGCGCAGACCGGCAAGGACATCTGGCGCATCAAGGTCGGCAGCGACCTGTCCGCCGGCGTCGGTAGCGACGGCACGCTGACCGCGGTCGGCGGCCTCAAGGGCGAGGTCTACGTACTCGGTGAGGACGGCAAGGTGCTGTGGAAGAACACGGCGCCTGGCGAAATCATTTCGCCGCCGCTGGTGGGTAACGGCTACGTGATCGTGCGCACGGTCGACGGTCAGATTACCGCCTTCAACGCGCAAACCGGCGAGCAGAAGTGGGTGTACCGCAATCGCGCGGTGCCGCTGAATCTGCGCGTGTCGTCGGGCATGACGTTCGCGGGCGCGGCGGCGGTGCTGGCCGGCTTCCCGGGCGGCAGCTTCGCGGCGATCAACGTGCAGACCGGCGACAGCTTCTGGGAAACCCCTGTGTCGTATCCGAAGGGCGTGACCGAAGTCGAGCGGATCAATGACGTGACCGGCCCGCCGACGCTGGTCGGCGCCGAGACCTGCGCGGTGACCTTCCAGGGGCAGCTTGGCTGCTTCGATGCGAACTCGGGCCGTCCGCTGTGGGAGAAGGCGTTCTCGAGCACGACGGGTCTGGCTCAGGATGAAAACACGGTGGTGGGCGGCGACGACTGGTCGGTGGTGAACGCGTTCGACGCGACCAACGGCAACGCGCTGTGGACCAACGACAAGCTGAAGAATCGCGAAGTCAGCGTGCCGTTCCTGCTGGGTCACGCTGCTGTGTTGGGCGATTACCAGGGCTTTGTGCATTTCCTGTCGCGTGACGACGGCACGTTCGTCGCGCGGATGCCGACCGACGGCAGCGCGATTACCGCGGCGCCGGTACTGGCGGGTGAAACGCTGGTGGTGCAGACGCACGACGGCGATCTGTACGGCTTCCGTCCGCGCTAA
- the hfq gene encoding RNA chaperone Hfq: MSNKGQLLQDPFLNALRKEHVPVSIYLVNGIKLQGNIESFDQYVVLLRNTVTQMVYKHAISTVVPARPVNFHPDSEQS, encoded by the coding sequence ATGAGCAACAAAGGGCAATTGTTACAAGACCCGTTTTTGAACGCACTGCGTAAAGAGCATGTGCCGGTGTCGATCTACCTGGTCAACGGCATCAAGCTTCAAGGGAACATCGAATCGTTCGACCAGTACGTCGTGTTGCTCCGGAATACGGTTACCCAGATGGTCTACAAGCACGCCATTTCGACTGTGGTGCCTGCCCGTCCGGTGAATTTCCACCCGGATTCCGAACAGTCCTAA
- a CDS encoding tetratricopeptide repeat protein yields MSYHDEQESIEGLKAWWAQWGNSTTWIVLVALLASAGWNGWNYWQRHQAAEAAVLFDQVQQSVNGNDKAMVARVAGDMEDKFGGTAYAQMTALLAAKALYAAGDEAGAKTQLQWAIDHAKDDEFKQIAKVRLASLLLDDKAYDQGLALLAEPQSDAFKGVVANGRGDLLAAEGKRADARAAYQLALDSLSKTDTSTRQLIQFKLDALGG; encoded by the coding sequence ATGAGTTACCACGACGAACAAGAATCAATTGAAGGTCTGAAGGCCTGGTGGGCCCAGTGGGGCAATTCCACGACGTGGATCGTGCTGGTGGCGCTGCTCGCGTCCGCGGGCTGGAACGGCTGGAATTACTGGCAGCGGCACCAGGCGGCAGAAGCCGCCGTGCTGTTCGACCAGGTGCAGCAGTCGGTGAACGGCAACGACAAGGCCATGGTGGCCCGCGTCGCCGGCGACATGGAAGACAAGTTCGGCGGCACCGCGTATGCGCAGATGACGGCGTTGCTTGCAGCGAAGGCGCTCTACGCGGCCGGCGACGAAGCCGGTGCGAAGACCCAGTTGCAATGGGCGATCGATCACGCCAAGGACGACGAATTCAAGCAGATCGCGAAGGTGCGTCTTGCCTCGCTGCTGCTCGACGACAAGGCTTACGACCAGGGTCTCGCGCTGCTGGCCGAGCCGCAATCCGATGCTTTCAAGGGCGTAGTGGCAAACGGCCGCGGCGATCTGCTCGCAGCCGAAGGCAAGCGTGCCGATGCACGTGCGGCCTATCAGCTCGCGCTCGATTCGCTGTCGAAGACCGATACATCCACGCGCCAGTTGATCCAGTTCAAGCTGGACGCGCTGGGCGGTTGA